CTAAAATGGATACAGCCAGAATGATGGTGCCGGCTTTTCTCAGGTATATCATACTGCGCTCACACATGTGAATAACAATAGTCTGCAAAGTCGGCAACCGGTACTGAGGCAGTTCCATAACAAAGGGTTCTCTTTCCCCTGCAAGCAAAACGCTGCGGAAAATGCGGGCCATGACGATAGCCAGTACAATACCTATCAAATAAATGGAGAATAATACCGTTCCGGCGACAGCTTCATGAAAAAATGCGCCAATTAGTATGGTATATACCGGTAAGCGGGCGCTGCAACTCATTAATGGCGTAACCAGAATGGTTACCAGCCGGTCCTTGGGGTTTTCCAGCGTACGAGTCCCCATGATAGCCGGAAGACTGCAGCCAAAACCTAATAACAATGGAATGAAGGACTTGCCGTGTAAACCGACCGCGTGCATGATCCGATCCATAATGAAAGCGGCGCGCGCCATATAACCGGTATCTTCCAACAGGGAAATGCCAAAAAACAATATCAAAACTTGCGGTAAAAATACAATAACTCCACCAACACCGCCGATGATGCCATCCACAATCAATGATTTCAGATCTCCATCCGGCAAGTAGGAACTGGCGAAATTTCCCAGGATACCCATACCATTCTCAATCCATCCCTGCGGAAAGGCGCCCAGAGTAAACACCAAATTGAACATCAGCCACATCAAGCCAAGGAAAATGGGCAGGCCAAGCAGCCGGTGCGTAAGAACTTGGTCAATATTATCCGATACAGTCAATACGGATTCCCGTTTGGCAATAATGACTTCCCGGGAGAGACGGCCAACATACTCATAGCGATAATTGGCGATAGCTAATTCCGGTTCCATATTTAAGGCTTCTTGCAAAATTTGGCGGGCGTCGGTAGCAGCGGCAACAACGGCTGCACCTTCAGGCAGTCCGGCGATCAGCTTGATTATTTCCTGATCGTTTTCCAAAAGCTTTAAGGCAACCCAGCGCCCGGGAAACCGTAAATCGTACCGTACTTTAGTCAGCAATTCTTCCAGTGATGCAATTTTTTCTTCTAAATCGGCGCCATAGTCGATGCGCAAAGGCTCACGCACTTTATTACCGGATTCATTGACCACGGCCGTCAACAACTCATCCACGCCGGTACGGCGGTTACCGACAGTGCCGACTACCGGCACACCCAGTTTTTCGGCTAAAGCGTTAAGGTCAATTTTGGTCCCCATATTTTTGGCCACATCCACCATGTTAAGGGCCAAAACCATTGGTCTTTCCAATTCCAGCAACTGCACGGCCAGATACAGGTTGCGTTCCAGATTGCTGGCGTCCAGGATGTCAACAACCACATCCGGTTTATCCTGAATAATAAAGTTTCTGGCAATCAATTCGTCCAGGGCGTGAGCCGTCAGGCTATAAGTACCGGGTAAATCAACCAGCAATAAATCTTTATTTTGGTAACGGCGGAAACCCTCCCGTTTTTCTACCGTTACGCCGGGATAGTTGCCCACATGTTGCTTGGCGCCGGTAATGCTGTTGAAAAGCGTTGTTTTTCCCGAATTGGGATTACCGGTCAACGCTACAGCAATTTTGCCATTTCCCATAGCAGCAGTCCTCCTTGTTTTTCATATTTCTTAGTTTTCTTAGGCCACATGAATGTGGCGGGCCATGGAATGGTTCAGCATAATCCGGCTGCCGCGCACACTGATGACAAGCGCTGTGGGATGGCAACTCACCACGTACACCGGTGTTCCTGGAATAAATCCAAGATCACTCAAACGGGACCGCTCCTCGCGGGAGCCGCCCAAATCAGTTACAATCCACTTCCGGTTCCTATTGGCCAGATGTATCGGCATAGTATCGTCCCCCCTATCTTAAGTCAGCTCAATTTCAATGTTTTTGGCCTCATCCTTACGCAATGAAAGATTAAATCCCTTTACCTTAATCTCCATCGGATCGCCCAGCGGCGCGTACTTTCGCACTTCTACCTTCGTCCCTACAACCACTCCCATATCCATGATACGGCGTTGGATCGGGCCTTTGCCGCAGATTCTTGCAACATGGCCGGTTTGCCCCGGCGTTAACTCGCTTAACAATTTAAACATTACTTTTTCCTCCTTGTGTTTGTTTCCCGCTTTTTGCAGGTTCTTATGATGCGCTTATTTTTTGTTCTGACACGGGTTGGACTCCTGATTCCAGATCGTAATAGCAGACCCGGTTGCGTCCTGCTTCTTTGGCCGCATATAACGCCCGGTCGGCATAACGGTATAGCAATTCTGGCTCGGCTGCCGCCGGCCGCCGGTCATGGACCATTCCCATTGAACAAGTTATCTGCAATACATTACCATCACAATCATGGAAAACATGGTTACGAATTGTTTCTTGCATGCGTAGGGCGACAGCCAAGGTTTCTTCCCAACCCGTGTCCGACAATAACAGGCAAAATTCTTCCCCGCCGATACGGGCTGCCAGGTCGCTGAGCCGCAAACCCTGTTGCAAAACCGCAGCAAGCTCTATCAAAACCGAATCACCTACCTGATGCCCATAACAGTCATTAACCCGCTTAAAATGATCCACATCGATGATAATCAGCGAAATGGACCTGATATTCCGGTTGCGCCGGCACATCTCCCGTTCCAAATGATCAAAAAAGTGGCGCCGGTTGGGGAGCTTGGTCATCCAGTCAGTCATAGCCATTTGCAGCAAGCTGGTGTTCGCCGCCTCTAAAGCTTGTTTTTGCTCCAAAAGTTCCGAACGGGTTGAAGTAAGGTCGTTAATTGTAGTTTCCAGCTGTTGTTCCCTGCATTTAATCTGGTGCGCCATCCAGTTCATGTCCCGCATAAGAGAAATAAATTCATTTTCAGCGTCGCTGTCCGCTTCCTCGTTAGGCAGCCCGTCAAATCCGTCATACTTATTTTGTTTCACTTGCCGGCAAAAATCTTTGATTTTGGCCAGTGATCCGGTTACCAGCCAGCGCTCAACCAGTTTAGGCCCTAATAGTCCCAATAAGATAGCTGTTACCATTCCTATTGCAGCCGCTCGGTCAAAATTATAATTCCGTGCTAATTCCGTACGCCCTACCACTATTACAACAAACAGAGGCAATATAGCCGACAGCAGCATAATACTTTTTAGTTTGGTATTGATTTTCACGATTATCCTCCCGCTATGGCATTTCCCTAATGCCATAGCTAAACCGCAGCATACGGATGGAATTACCCCCTCTTATTGGGTCAAATAATAATTGATAAAAGTAATCATTATCAATTTTAAAATAATTTTTTCCCCTATTTAATTGCCTCCGGCTTTATTACTGATGTAAGCTCCCCACTTTTCAGCAGCTTTATTGCCCAGAGAATGATACGTCCTGGCAGGCAGCGGTTTATCCATAACATTAGCCGCAGACCTGGCTTTTCTTTGTTCCGCCGCCGTCGCTCCCAGCACCTCATCAACCACCGATAATAGCTTCTCTTCGGTAAAGGGCTTAAAAACATAAGCTTTTGCACCGTGTTGCAGAGTCTCAAAAACTTTGTGTTTCTTTCTAAGAGCGCTGACCACGATTATATTGGCGCTTGCGTCAGTGTTAATAATCTTGTCTAAGGCTTTAATACCATCCATTCCCCGCAGCGTTATATCCATTGTGACGATATCGGGACGGTGCAGGTTATATGCCAGAACGGCCTGCACCCCGTTCGCTGCCTCGCCGACCACAACATGACCGGCTTTGAGCAAAAAAGCACCGATAGTCTTGCGCATCATTAAGGCCTCATCCACAACTAATACACGCGCCATATCCATCTCTCCCTCAAATTACTTACGTTTGAGCAGCAACAAACGGGCCCTGTTCAACCCAACACCAATTCCCTGTACTTCTTGCCGGTAGTTTGCCAATTCGCAATTATGTAGGACGCCTGTTATCCCTTTTTAAACGACTTAAATTGATAACAATTATCAATTTCATCTATATTGTAGCATCCAATCTTATTGATGTCAATTATCAATATCAATTATTCAATATACAAAATCCGGCTGTCAAAGCCTTTACAGGGCTAAGAACAGCCGGTTCTTGTATTTGCAACATTTTAGAAAGCAAAATTATATTCAAGGGTTGTCGTTTTTTCCTTTGAGCTTACGTCATCATATTTTAGCGTTAATACACCGGCTTGCCCAAAGGAGTGTTCCCAGGCTAATTCCGTTCCCTTCTCATTATGGTACCCGGCCAAATCATCAAAGTCAGGGGCAGCATAAGCTTTAATATTACGATGAGTCAGACTGAAAGTATCCATATCTGTAGGGCTGTAGCTTATTCCGTAGACCGTACCGTTTTTGTCGCTGCTGGCGCTTGACCATATATATTCGGCGCTCAAATCGGCTTTCCCGAACTTGTTGGTTATGTACAATCCATAATAGCTGTCAGCGGATTCTAACCCGGAGATGTGCAGGTGTTCGCCGCCAAGGGTGGTGTTTTCCCAGGTCTTGTTGATTTCGCCGCCATAGGCGCTTTTATCGGAATCACTATCAAACAGTCTTTTGTCAATTTTCCCTGCAAACAGGTGGTAGACGATATCTTTTTCTTGATGCTGTAAATCCACGCCTTTGAGCATGGCATTGCCCACATTATCGGTAAGATCCAAAAGAGTGCCGAACGGCCCGAGGATGGTATCCTGCACCCCAAATACCACTTTGGTATTCTCGCCTTTTTCGTAAACAAAGCCGTACTGATCAAGCTTGGACACTTCCGGCGTGTCATCATCGCCGCCAAAATGACGGTACCCGTAACGGACAAACGCTTTCCAGTTCTCTCCCAGACTGGTTTGGGCCTTTAACCTAAAAGTTGTTTCCCAGTTATTTTCTCTGTCACCGTCCTGAATTTTGACGTCGTCATGCTTAAGGTTAATGTCGCCGCTAAATTCAACCGGACTGGCATAACCCCATGAGTTTACAGACGCAGCCATACATAGAGCCAGCATGATGGTTTCTAGTTTTTTCAATGTTTGTCTACCTCCCGGAAAAATTATTTTATAAGGTACGTCCAAATTGTAACATTCCGGGTTATATTAGTCAATGATATTGATAATTATTTTCATTTATTCTCAGTAAAAAAGGTATGAAACCTGGGACTTTTATTTGACCCAAACGGTTTCATACCCACATTTGTCTAAAATACTGGTATAACCTGAATGACATAAACATAAAAACATGACATCTGTCATATCAGAGAATTTTGCCGCTGTCCGGTTAGTGATTTTTATCTGCTTTCTGATTCAATTGTTCGATGGCATCCTTAACATGTTGAACATAAATTTCTTGTATTCCAGGATTTTCGCCTAATCCATGAACATATGCCTCAACTTTAAATCCGGCAGCGGTCAGTATGCTTTTCGCCGAATCTTTTTCATCGCCGGCCATATCATTGGTGGCATGATCCCCGGCAACCAGCATAAGCGGCATCAGGGTGACTTTTTTAATTTTGTTGGCTTTCAACTGTCCAATTATATCTTCTAACGCCGGGCATCCTTCAACCGTATACACAAAAACATTGTTTACGCCTGCCTGACTGAGTTTATATTGCAGCGCGGCATAAGCGGCACTGCCGGGATGAACTCCGCCATGACCCATGAGCACTACCGCTTCCTGATTTTTTAATTGCGGAAATTGAGTTTTGACGGCTTGGAAGGCCTTCATATAATCATCCGGTTTATCTCCCTGCCCCAGATAGTACAAAATGGGCCTGCCCAAAACTATATTATCAAAAGCTTTTGCCTTTTGGTATGTTTGCACTGCTTCCTTGACCATGTCAAACTCTTCCCCTGGGGAAATATGCAGCGGCTGCACTATGACTTCCTTGTAACCTTCAGCCTGCAACCGGTCCAGCGCCTGTTTCTCGTTTTCAACTTTGATACCATCCCGTTCCGCGAGCGTTTTGATAATAATGCGGGAGGTAAAAGCCCGCCGGACTTCGTAGTCCGGAAATGCTTGCTGAATTTTCTTTTCCACTGCTTCAATCGTCAGTTTTCTGGTTTCCGGGAAAGTAGTACCGAAACTTACAACTAAAATTGCTTTTTTAGTCGGCTGTGGCGCCGCCTGAACGGAACTCATCAGGCCAAAAAGTCCAAACGTCGTAAGGGTGATCAATAAAATTGCACTGAACAGCTTAGTTTTCATGATTTTAGTCTCCTTTTTTGTTTTGTATGGTAAAGCAAAAGAATTAAGCCAGTCCGGTTTCACCTCCCAACAAAGATATATATGAATATGGAATAATTGTAAAAGGGAAAGGTCCGTCAAAGGACCTGTGCGCTATACGCGCAACAGAATTATAATTAATATTCTCAAAGAGAAGGGAGAACGGAATCAAACAGAGAAAAATCCCGGCTTGCTGCGGGAGAAAAGATAACAGCGCAAAGCTAATAAAAAATCCTGGACCCATAGGCCAGGAGTGATCAGCGTATAAAGCCGGCTTTAAGCAAAAATCCCGGAACACCAGGTGCTCCGGGAAGAAAAACAGCAGCTTTATGCCGTAATCCCCTCCCCATACCTCGTGGGTAAATAATGGTGATTGTCAGACAGGCAGTTCTCCTGACTCTGGATCATGGCTTACTTAAACCTTCCCAAGACTTACGTCTCAGTGGCATATCTTAAGCTTGCTCCCCATTACAGTGGCGGGACCGCACCGGCTTTTAACCGGACTTCCCTATTAAGCCCATTGGGCACCTGTCTCATGTATATGAAGTTAGTGAACTCTTATAATTCAGTTTATAAGACAATCAGCTGCTTGTCAATACTTTGATAATAAGATTTGTTACTATTGCAAATATTTACTGGTTATAATCCCCCGGCCCATAGTCAGGCTGTACGAATATACTGCCGGCGTCTTTGTCAACACTTTTTTAAGGAGTTATTTGAATATGGTGAGTTGGGTCTGCAACCATCTCACCGATAACGGCCGCTACCGGGACCCGGGCCTGTTCTGCAGAAATTCCAGGTTTTTGACTCCCACTTCTACCATCACCTCGGCGGCAGTCTTGTTTAAGGTGCCCATAACTTCAACCGCCTGGTCGATCGTCTCCTGAGACACGGCGCCGCGCTTAATAGCGGTAGTGATGATCCCGATGCCTAAAGGCTTAGTCAGAACCAGGACATCTCCCGGTTTAGCCGCTGAATTGATGACTACTTTTTATTGTTGCCGGCAGCTTGCGAGTTTATGGACTATTTGCGTGGAGGAAACACCGCCTGGCACCGTGACTTCTTACAAACTAACCTCTGATTCCTTCCATTCGACTACGTATTGTTCCAATACCTTGCGCAATTCATGCCCGATCTTGGCATAGGCATCATCATCCAGGTTGGCCAGTGATACTCTGACGGACCAGGTCGGCCCGTGAAAGCCGCCGCCATGCAACAATACAATGGAAGAATTTTGGGCTAAGCGAAAAAGGATGTCAACAGGTTCATATCTTCGCTGTAAGAAATCCGTAAATTCCCTGCCGTAGTTATGATTAGACCACTCCTCCAAATCAAATTGAGTATAATAATCCGCATTATACGGCAGATTGGGCTGCGGCAATCCCAGACCTTCATACAAAAGCTTAATACGGCGATGGCAGATGTCCTTTGTCTGTTGCTTATATCTATTCCCTTTATCGAGTAGTGCAAAGGCAGCCAGCAGCATCATTTGCACTTGTTGCGGCGTTGATAAACCGGCGGTGTGATTTAGCGCCACCTGGCGGCTGTCGGCCACCATCCGATCGATGAAGCGAACATTCTCAGGCTGCTGTGAAAGGGATGAATACCGGTTTTGCAGAATCTTTGCCCGCTCTTGCGGTAATTGCTTTATTAGCTGATCAAAAACATTGTCTTGGTGAACAGCGACAACGCCCAACCGCCACCCTGTCACCCCAAAGTACTTTGAGAATGAGTACACACCGATTGTATTAAAGGACAAATCGGCCATCAATGAACGATAGCCGTCAACAAAAGTTCCATATACATCATCAGATATAATCATCAAATCGGGGTTGTGATTTTTCACGATCCCGATTAGCTGTTTGATCGATTCAGGTTGAATGGCCACAGAGGGTGGATTACTCGGGTTGACCAGAAACAGTGCTTTAATGCTTGGATCGCAAAGCTTGTCGATCTCCGCCGGGGGGTACTGCCAGGTATGTTTTCCTTGATTGTCTACGCCTTTGGCCTTGATTTCAACGACATCAAAATTATAGCGGGCTAAGCGCGGAATCTCAACATAAGGCGGAAATATGGGGACCATAATGGCAATTTTGTCCCCACGCGACAGTAAATAGTTTTCATACAAAGAATCAAAGACATAGCACATAGCGGCGGTTGCCCCTTCAACAGCAAACAGGTCATATCTTTCGCAGGCTGAATCGCGGCTGCACATTTCTTGAATCAGGAAATCATGAACAATCGCTTCTACGTGCACAAGCATCCGGTCTGGCATCGGATAGTTATCACCGATAATTCCGTCCACCAGTTCATAGATCCACTCTTCGGCGTCAAACCCATGAGCAGTTATACCATAATCAATAACATCCTTAAGCAATTTCACACCAGGAGTGAATTCATTATTTTGGCAATAAGTTTTAAAACGTCCTTCTATTCCTTTTCTTCTTGGCTGGCCCGCAAGGTCTTGCGCGTTCCAGGCCTGACGACTTTCCTGCACGGCAAATTGTCCCAGAACGAAAAAGGCTTCCCGTGGTGTTGCCGCAATCCAGTTCGGATTCCCCCGGCCGGCATTAAGCAAGACACGCGTGCTCTTCTTCTGTCCTTCAGCCAGACTAATTAGCTTGTTGTTGAATTCAAAGGGGCTAAGCTCCCTATAAGAATAATTCATTTTCTGATGTTGATCATCATTATGCTCCACCACGCACTGTTCCTCCTCTAGCCTCAGTAAGACAAAATTGTATATTACCTTATATTGCGCCTGCCGGCATGCTGCTCCTAATATTATTTGCTTTCTATATTTTATTAAAACTCGTCTATCTCATCTATATGGAACGCACTAAACAATTAAAGCTGCTTAAGAATGCAAAGACCCTGCAATACACTTCATCCAATGTATTGCAAGGTCTTTTTTACTTTGACTTATCTTCACCATCTTAAACCCGTTATTCCTCTAAAGGTATATCGGGTCCCCGGAGTTCGTATTGATAAAAACTTAGGTCAAGCCATTTGCCAAATTTATAGCCGGCTTTTTGAATGGTGCCGGAATAGCGAAACCCCAATTTCTCATGCATGAACCTGCTGCCTTCATTGCTGGCGTCAATCCCGGCAACCAGCGTAGCAAAGCCTCTTTCGTCAGCAATCTTAATAAGCTCTCGCATCAGTTTGGTTCCGATATGTTTTCCTCTGTGGTTTTTATGAACATAAACGGAATGCTCTATTGTGTATTTGTATGCGGGCCAGGCCCTAAACGGCCCGTATGTTGCAAACCCGACAACAAGATTGTTTTCTTCGAATACCAGGACAGGAAATCCATCGCGGACCTTTTGCTCATACCAGGAGATCCTGTCTTCAATTGTTTGAGGTTTATAATGATAGACTGCTGTCGTATTGACTATCGCGTCATTATATATTTCCATAATAGTGTGTAAATCATCGTGCCGGGCATAACGTATCATAGTGCACCTCTTACTCCAACGCGACTTTGTTAAGATCAGCGATTAATACATCAATGTCGATACCATGGGCCACTGCGCCTTGTTCAATGTTTTCAAAGCTAGCGGCAAAACAGCCAAAGCACTTCATGCCATAATTGCGAAATACTTCTACTGTATTGGGATATTTTGCAACAATTTCGCCAATACCCATGTCCTTGGTAATTGCCATGATTTTCCCTCCTTTCTGTTTTCTTATACGAAAAAAGCCATTAGCAAAATGCATTACATTCAAATTAGCAAATGGCAGAATGCAACTTTCCTTCTTCCAGGCGGAAAATTTGATCAGCTTGCGACGCCAAACCGGCGTCATGGGTAACAATAACCACACCGGTTCCACTTGCCCGGGCTGTAAGCAGGCACTCGGCAACCTCGCCGGCTAAAACCGGATCAAGATCATTGGTGGGTTCATCAGCCAATAAAATTGGCGGCTTGAGTAGTAAGGCCCGGGCGAGAGAAACCCGCCGCAACTGTCCAAGACTTAGTTGCTGCGGTTTATGGTGCAGACGGTGGGACATACCGAAACGTTCCAGCAGGTCCCTGGCCTGTTGCTCCACGTTTTCCCCGTTGCGGATGAACCAGGCAGGCGCCATCACATTCTCTAAGGCTGTGAGCGAATTAATTAACCGGGCTCTCTGAAAAACAAAGCCCAGGTACTGCCCCCGCAGTTTAGCCAGCTTATTGGAATTCAATCTATCAATATCAAGGCCATCCACCAGCACTTTGCCGGAAGTTGCCCGCTGCAGCAGTCCCATAATGGATAACAGCGTGGTTTTTCCGCCGCCGGAATGCCCGCTAATTGCTACCGCTGTCCCTCTATCCAGCGTAAACGAGATATCTGACAAAATAACATCTTCCCCGTAATTCTTGCCAATGTTGCTCAGTTCCAGCAGATTGCCCATATTTCTCCCTCCCAATCAGTCAAACTCGCCCCGTGTCATAATAGTGCTGGGATCAATACGACTGCCCCGGTATGCGGGCAGCCAGGCAGCTAAAGCTCCTAACCCGGTAAACAGCACCGTAATTCCAATCGCAATACCGGCAATAAAAGCCCAGGACGGCTGTATAAAAGGAAAAGATTGATAGGCTTCCAGCAGTTTCAAGCCCCCTTTATACAACCCGCCGCCCAGCAACAAACCGGCAACAGACCCGGCGAGCGATACCGCCGCCGCTTCACCGACAATAACGGCGCCAATATCCCGGCGGGAAGCGCCAAAAGCCAGGTAAAGCCCCCACTCCGCTTGCCGCTCCCACGTCAATGCATAAAACCGGGAAAAAAGATGCAGCAGGGATGTTAATATAGTCAATACACCAATACCGCCGATTAACAAGGCAAATACCGTGAATTGGTCGGCAATCCGTTTTTTTACTTCGGCTGCCACAATGGGCTTCATTAACCCAACATTTTGGATATCGCTTACAACCTTATTAATATCCGCACCTTCATCAACCTGCACCAAAATAGTTGAAATAAGCTCAGACGGCTGCCCCATCTTCCCCCACACCTGCTTTAGCGCTACATCCTTGCCAACTACCCGCCTGGCCTCATCCATGCTGACCAGCAGGGAATAATCGAGGGTCGTGCCGGTTTCTTCCGCTACGGAAACAATATTGTACCATTTGCCTAAAACCGATATTTTATTTTCGGTCCAAGTTGGCACCTTCGCCCCCAGAATGACTTCGTCGTCCTTAAGTTCGGTTTTGTGCACTTTCTTAAGCCAGGGGGCGATGATCCAGTCACTGGTCGGGTCATAACCAATCATACGGTTTTGGGTCCCAATATCATGGCAATCTGCTGTCAGAGAATGGGTAAAAAACTGTGGTGTAACCCTTTGAACTCCCTGAACAGCCCGCACGCCCTCCACCAGATCTTTCGGCATATAAGAATTGGCTGTCGCCCCGCCGAATAAGAGCAGGCTGGGTTCCAGCGTCACATCGAAGGGCACAATAACAATATCCGCTCCCATACGCTGTTTGGAAAGTTCCAAGCCTGAAGCAACCCCTTTGTAAATAGCCGCGATGCCAAAAACAATGGCTGCGCCAACCGCAATGGACACAATGATAGCTATGCTTTGCAGCCGGCGATGCAGCAGGCTTTTCCAAATAAGAAATAGCATGGTATCTTCTCCTCTGTGATATCCTGACTTTAACTATGGATGCGACATATTCAGTCGTCCTTACTTTTCCATGTTAGCCCCACAATCCCGGCTCCTGCCAAAGCCAGCAAGCCGCCGCCAATAGTAGCGAAAAAGGTAGTTTTCCCGCAGGCTCCGGCTTCGCAGATACCGATGGCCCATGGCTGGGGTAAAACGATGACAATGATTCCAAGTAAAAATACAATAAATCCGGTCAACAAACGTGCTTCATTGGTGCGCAGCACCAACAGGGCCGCGGACAGAATTACCGCCAGCAGCGTAATAATAAACTCTGCCTGATAAGCATAATGACACTTCATCGGACCGCCATTTTTCATAAGCCCGTTGCAAATAGGAAAAATTCTGGGTAAAACCAGCAGCACGACACTGATAAAGACAGCACTCCAGGAGAATAGTTTATATTTTGTCATCCATATCCACTCCTTTTTTCCCACTTATTTAAGCCCATCAGTACGGTCAGGCAATGCAACCGCCGCATTCAGGCTGCTGCCGGTTGCCGCGGCGGCAAACGTCAGCGAAGACTTGTGCATTTCATGATTGCCGCCATGCCGGAACGGCACCCTATTGACTCCGGCGTACAACACGCCAATCCCCAGCAAGAATACCAACAAAGCAATCACTAAAAATCTCTGCAACGTCATGTTTACCCTCCTGTTTTGCGTTTTTTAATATAAAAGGCCTGGAATGCCTGTAAAGCAATCCCGGCCTTTAGTCATTCTAATCAGCCTGGAAATAATACTGCATCACAAATGCTACAATGAAAAAGCTTGGTTTTACACTCATTTCAGCAATAAGTGCAAAACCAAGCCTCCAGTATTTCTGGTCAACTTTGAATAGCGTCAAATATTCGTTTGCAAAAATAATAAAAGCTATATCCCATAACTACACGGGATGCAGCCTCTAGTTCTTCCGACCAGTCAGCAATGCCTCTTTACATTCTAAACCAGTTTTATGCTTATTGTACATCTGCGCCCTCTAATTGTCAATATATATCCGCACAAAATTGTGTTTAATGCGTGATTATGTTGAAGAGGGTCCCGCCAGTTATTAAGTGGTGGTATTTTCTTCATCCGACCTATTTTCGGCTATATCTTTAATTTTATTAAGTACAGCCCTATTTTCCCTTTTATCAACGGCAGTTGGTTTTTTAAAACAAAAACAAGGGATAGGTTCAACCCTTGAGTAGAAAACCTATCCCTCTCATTTTTTAATAGCTCTCCCAAACCACAATTTCGTTCAACGGCTTGCGGGCTTCATTATGCCTGTCCGGCGACTTGGCCTCCCCGGCGGCATAGCCGACACCCAGTATATTAATTGGTTCGATATGGGCCG
This window of the Methylomusa anaerophila genome carries:
- a CDS encoding ABC transporter ATP-binding protein — its product is MGNLLELSNIGKNYGEDVILSDISFTLDRGTAVAISGHSGGGKTTLLSIMGLLQRATSGKVLVDGLDIDRLNSNKLAKLRGQYLGFVFQRARLINSLTALENVMAPAWFIRNGENVEQQARDLLERFGMSHRLHHKPQQLSLGQLRRVSLARALLLKPPILLADEPTNDLDPVLAGEVAECLLTARASGTGVVIVTHDAGLASQADQIFRLEEGKLHSAIC
- a CDS encoding ABC transporter permease, which translates into the protein MLFLIWKSLLHRRLQSIAIIVSIAVGAAIVFGIAAIYKGVASGLELSKQRMGADIVIVPFDVTLEPSLLLFGGATANSYMPKDLVEGVRAVQGVQRVTPQFFTHSLTADCHDIGTQNRMIGYDPTSDWIIAPWLKKVHKTELKDDEVILGAKVPTWTENKISVLGKWYNIVSVAEETGTTLDYSLLVSMDEARRVVGKDVALKQVWGKMGQPSELISTILVQVDEGADINKVVSDIQNVGLMKPIVAAEVKKRIADQFTVFALLIGGIGVLTILTSLLHLFSRFYALTWERQAEWGLYLAFGASRRDIGAVIVGEAAAVSLAGSVAGLLLGGGLYKGGLKLLEAYQSFPFIQPSWAFIAGIAIGITVLFTGLGALAAWLPAYRGSRIDPSTIMTRGEFD
- a CDS encoding DUF1858 domain-containing protein — its product is MAITKDMGIGEIVAKYPNTVEVFRNYGMKCFGCFAASFENIEQGAVAHGIDIDVLIADLNKVALE
- a CDS encoding DUF4418 family protein; protein product: MTKYKLFSWSAVFISVVLLVLPRIFPICNGLMKNGGPMKCHYAYQAEFIITLLAVILSAALLVLRTNEARLLTGFIVFLLGIIVIVLPQPWAIGICEAGACGKTTFFATIGGGLLALAGAGIVGLTWKSKDD